One Streptomyces dangxiongensis genomic window, GGCGACACCTTCGACCAGTCCGCGGCCAAGGGCTTCATCGACATCTACGGCCTGTCGTCGAAGATCGCCGCCAAGCGCGGCCCGGCGTAACCGCCGTACGGCCTTCGGGTCGTCCCGCACACATCAGCCTGACAGCCGCCCGACCGCCTGGAAGAGTCGGGAGGCGGTGGTTCGTCCGAGACTTCGAGGAGCAACGCAAGTGAGCAGCAACAGCGGTGACGTACGGCTCTGGGGCGGCCGATTCGCCGACGGTCCCGCCGAGGCCCTGGCCAAGCTGTCCGCGTCCGTCCACTTCGACTGGCGGCTCGCGCCCTACGACATCGCCGGTTCGCGTGCCCACGCGCGGGTGCTGCGCACCGCGGGGCTCCTCACCGAGGACGAGCTGACCCGCATGATCGCCGGGCTCGACCGGCTGGAGGCGGACGTGGCCTCCGGTGCCTTCGTGGGCACCGTCGCCGACGAGGACGTCCACACCGCGCTGGAGCGCGGTCTGCTGGAACGCCTCGGCCCCGACCTCGGCGGCAAACTGCGGGCGGGCCGGTCGCGGAACGACCAGGTCGCCACCCTCTTCCGGATGTACCTGCGCGACCACGCCCGGATCATCGGCGGCCTGATCGCCGGCCTCCAGGACGCGCTCGTCGGCCTCGCCGAGGCGCACCCGGATGTGGCGATGCCCGGCCGCACCCACCTCCAGCACGCCCAGCCGGTGCTCTTCGCCCACCACGTCCTCGCCCATGTGCAGTCCCTGTCCCGGGACGCCGAGCGGCTGCGCCAGTGGGACGAGCGGACCGCGGTGTCGCCGTACGGTTCCGGCGCCCTCGCGGGTTCCTCCCTCGGCCTGGACCCGGAGGCGGTCGCGCGTGACCTCGGCTTCGAGCACGGCAGCGTCGGCAACTCCATCGACGGCACGGCCTCGCGGGACTTCGTCGCCGAGTTCGCGTTCATCACCGCGATGATCGGTGT contains:
- the argH gene encoding argininosuccinate lyase; the protein is MSSNSGDVRLWGGRFADGPAEALAKLSASVHFDWRLAPYDIAGSRAHARVLRTAGLLTEDELTRMIAGLDRLEADVASGAFVGTVADEDVHTALERGLLERLGPDLGGKLRAGRSRNDQVATLFRMYLRDHARIIGGLIAGLQDALVGLAEAHPDVAMPGRTHLQHAQPVLFAHHVLAHVQSLSRDAERLRQWDERTAVSPYGSGALAGSSLGLDPEAVARDLGFEHGSVGNSIDGTASRDFVAEFAFITAMIGVNLSRIAEEIIIWNTKEFSFVTLHDAFSTGSSIMPQKKNPDIAELARGKSGRLIGNLTGLLATLKALPLAYNRDLQEDKEPVFDSCDQLEVLLPAFTGMIATLTVHRERMAELAPAGFSLATDIAEWLVRQGVPFRVAHEVAGECVKAAEAEGKELDDLTDEQFAKISAHLTPEVRTVLSVSGSLASRDGRGGTAPGAVAVQLTEVKADLARQHAWASAGKQG